From one Mytilus edulis chromosome 1, xbMytEdul2.2, whole genome shotgun sequence genomic stretch:
- the LOC139522693 gene encoding growth arrest and DNA damage-inducible protein GADD45 gamma-like, protein MTFPEDFDVVVDSNRNVVNNLGFALKEVLKKGQKENRVVAGVYECAQILQNSPENVGLCLLQNKTEDVTMQIHQKLVEAFCWENDIDVIKVDCLKTVESVLSPTNKADGSEEIDCVLIHNDNSDSIEEFINNYYAMSQCTVVRLPD, encoded by the exons ATGACTTTTCCTGAAGATTTTGATGTTGTCGTGGATTCAAACAG aaatgttgtCAACAATTTGGGATTTGCGTTGAAGGAAgtcttaaaaaaaggtcaaaaagaGAACAGAGTTGTCGCTGGCGTTTATGAATGTGCCCAAATATTACAGAA CTCTCCAGAAAATGTTGGGCTTTGCTTGCTGcaaaataaaacagaagatgttACAATGCAAATTCATCAGAAACTCGTTGAAGCATTTTGTTGGGAAAACGACATTGATGTCATCAag gTCGATTGTTTGAAAACTGTTGAAAGCGTGCTTTCACCAACAAATAAAGCAGATGGCAGTGAAGAAATAGACTGTGTTTTGATACATAATGATAATTCAGACAGCATTGAAGAGTTCATCAACAATTACTACGCCATGTCACAGTGTACAGTTGTCCGGTTACCTGATTGA